One window of the Candidatus Bathyarchaeia archaeon genome contains the following:
- a CDS encoding ABC transporter ATP-binding protein: MSKTIVRTINLSKVYRRGKVNVPALNNVNLQVLSGEIIGIMGPSGSGKTTLLNLIGGLDRPTSGKIFVDGVDITALGEKDLADYRLRKVGFVFQFYNLIPTLTALENVEIPMALAGVPKNERRERAVNLLKMVGLEARADHKPDELSGGEQQRIAIARALANNPSMVLADEPTGDLDSKSALTLMNLIKDLNKKNGQTFIIVTHDLIVAERCTKIYAIRDGRIDIQK; this comes from the coding sequence ATGTCTAAAACTATTGTTAGAACAATTAATTTGAGCAAAGTCTATAGGCGCGGCAAGGTTAATGTTCCAGCCCTAAATAACGTTAATCTCCAAGTGTTATCCGGCGAGATAATTGGCATAATGGGGCCTTCAGGCTCTGGCAAGACAACTTTGCTAAACCTTATAGGCGGCTTAGATAGGCCGACAAGCGGAAAAATATTTGTTGACGGCGTTGACATAACGGCTTTAGGTGAGAAGGATTTAGCCGACTACAGACTTAGAAAGGTTGGATTCGTATTTCAATTCTATAACCTTATACCGACGCTAACCGCACTAGAAAACGTTGAAATACCGATGGCGTTAGCAGGCGTCCCAAAAAACGAGAGGCGTGAAAGGGCAGTTAACCTCCTAAAGATGGTTGGCTTAGAGGCGAGAGCCGACCATAAGCCTGATGAGCTGAGCGGTGGAGAACAGCAGCGCATAGCAATAGCAAGAGCATTAGCAAATAATCCATCAATGGTTTTAGCCGATGAGCCGACCGGAGATTTAGACTCTAAATCAGCGCTCACATTAATGAATCTCATAAAGGATCTGAACAAAAAGAATGGACAAACATTTATCATAGTAACCCATGACCTGATAGTCGCAGAAAGATGCACGAAAATCTACGCTATCAGAGATGGAAGAATAGATATACAGAAATAA
- a CDS encoding beta-galactosidase trimerization domain-containing protein — MKDREWFKKVYRRNVVDMHIADWDENFLSEFNAKKYVEALTLARVESTVVYATSHMGLCYYPTKIGAMHKGLRGRDILGEVIDLCHENGINVVVYYSLIFNVWAYDAHPDWRIIRADGKEAAENSRYGVCCPNSPYRDFAVKQVEEICKNYDFEGIRFDMTFWPTVCYCKHCQEKYSEEVGGEIPRIVNWLDQKWVTFQRKREKWLIDFAALITSTVRRIKPEVTVEHQSSTYDKSWLLGVTQKLSEQCDFLQGDFYGGLLEESFACKLFHNLTKNKPCAFETSSNVSLTDHTTLKPKELLELEAYAAIANGAAFVFIDAINPDGTLNESVYYTMREIFEEIEKYEKYLGGEPIADAAIYFSTESKFDLADNGKNVMEASQKMPHLESALNVAESFIRNHIPFTVITKKNLGSLSSYKVLVLPNVLMMGEEEAEAFREFVKNGGVLYASKHTSLIRKDGKMGDFLLSDLLGVSYLGETKESFTYISPIGKGEEVLLGYSSKYPLSIYGSQLKVEAREGAEVLGKIILPYTDPADTKHFASIHSNPPGKITNYPAIILNNYGKGRAIYITGDLERVKYHQNTFIRLIRLLYPKSFSFESDAPGFVEMTLFDQKNHGRYIITLLNLIEECIPIRGINVKIALNGKKPERLLKLPEEKELNYKEEEGRIEFNAAELKRFAAFALNYR, encoded by the coding sequence TTGAAGGATAGGGAATGGTTTAAGAAAGTTTATCGGCGAAATGTTGTTGATATGCATATTGCTGATTGGGATGAAAATTTTCTATCCGAGTTTAACGCGAAAAAATATGTAGAAGCTCTAACGTTAGCTAGAGTTGAATCGACAGTTGTATATGCAACATCTCATATGGGTCTCTGCTACTATCCAACAAAAATTGGAGCTATGCATAAGGGTTTAAGGGGAAGAGATATACTGGGGGAAGTTATCGATCTATGCCATGAAAATGGAATTAATGTTGTAGTTTACTATAGTTTGATATTCAATGTATGGGCTTACGACGCTCACCCTGATTGGAGAATTATAAGAGCAGATGGAAAAGAGGCTGCTGAAAATAGTCGATACGGTGTTTGTTGTCCAAACTCACCTTACCGAGACTTTGCCGTAAAGCAGGTCGAAGAGATCTGTAAGAATTATGATTTTGAGGGTATTCGTTTCGACATGACATTCTGGCCCACAGTTTGCTACTGTAAACATTGTCAGGAAAAGTATTCTGAGGAGGTGGGAGGAGAGATCCCGAGAATCGTCAATTGGCTTGACCAAAAGTGGGTAACCTTTCAAAGAAAAAGAGAAAAATGGTTGATTGACTTTGCTGCCTTAATTACTTCTACAGTAAGAAGAATAAAGCCTGAAGTTACTGTGGAGCATCAATCCTCTACGTACGATAAATCATGGTTGCTGGGCGTCACTCAAAAATTGAGTGAACAGTGCGATTTTTTGCAAGGCGATTTTTATGGCGGGCTCTTAGAAGAGAGCTTTGCCTGTAAGCTATTTCACAATTTAACGAAAAATAAACCGTGTGCATTTGAAACATCTTCTAATGTTTCTCTTACCGATCACACAACTCTGAAACCGAAGGAATTACTGGAGTTAGAAGCCTATGCAGCTATTGCAAATGGGGCTGCTTTTGTTTTTATTGACGCGATTAACCCTGATGGAACGCTGAATGAGAGTGTATACTATACCATGAGAGAAATCTTTGAGGAAATAGAGAAATACGAAAAATACTTAGGGGGTGAGCCTATTGCTGACGCAGCCATTTACTTTAGTACCGAATCCAAGTTCGACCTCGCTGATAATGGGAAAAATGTGATGGAAGCATCTCAAAAAATGCCTCACTTAGAATCTGCTTTAAATGTTGCTGAATCATTCATTAGGAATCATATTCCTTTCACTGTTATAACGAAGAAGAACTTAGGGAGTCTATCATCTTACAAGGTGCTTGTGCTTCCTAATGTTCTAATGATGGGTGAAGAAGAAGCTGAGGCGTTCAGAGAGTTTGTAAAAAATGGCGGTGTGCTTTACGCCAGCAAGCATACATCCCTTATAAGAAAAGATGGGAAAATGGGAGACTTCTTGTTATCTGACCTTCTTGGGGTCTCTTATTTAGGTGAAACAAAAGAAAGCTTCACTTACATATCCCCGATAGGAAAGGGGGAAGAAGTTCTTTTAGGTTATTCTTCAAAGTATCCTTTAAGTATATATGGCTCTCAGCTGAAGGTTGAAGCAAGAGAAGGTGCCGAGGTTTTAGGGAAAATAATTCTCCCGTATACTGACCCTGCTGATACGAAACATTTCGCCTCTATACATAGCAATCCTCCTGGTAAAATCACAAATTATCCAGCAATTATTTTAAATAATTACGGTAAAGGTAGGGCAATCTATATTACGGGAGATCTGGAAAGAGTTAAGTATCATCAGAATACCTTTATTCGGCTAATTCGTCTTCTCTATCCAAAATCATTTAGTTTCGAGAGCGACGCGCCTGGATTCGTGGAAATGACATTGTTTGATCAAAAGAACCATGGAAGATATATAATCACTCTGCTTAACTTAATAGAAGAATGCATTCCAATCAGAGGAATAAACGTTAAAATCGCTCTAAATGGCAAGAAGCCTGAAAGATTGCTGAAGCTTCCGGAGGAAAAGGAATTGAATTATAAGGAAGAAGAGGGGCGCATAGAATTTAATGCTGCCGAGTTAAAAAGATTTGCGGCTTTTGCACTGAACTATAGATAA
- a CDS encoding ABC transporter substrate-binding protein — MVVENHWGTYIDPYDFNFKIPGKPATGGNGFQQLCAAFLWYVNTTTGTLINWLGTGFEYSADFKTVRFFLRKGATWNDGKPFTAHDVVFTIETALKTKEWATHTFAVTWIESARAVDDYTVEIKLKAPYPRFHYAFTVIIYGTGWWIVPKHIWEGKDPVTFKFYPPLSIGPYNLKAVDPAGNWFLWEREENWWATKLLGLKPSPKYVLYIHPGPDEVKALAMVRHELDCLRTLVPEAAEIVIKGNPYIMGWRRIAPFAWPLDACVKGIGFNLLMYPYNITEVRKALVFAINFRDVYEAFRGVDGSLPSTTPLPIVPYPFAIEAYTKPLLPELIKLGLDPNTGWWKYDPAEAERLLKSVGFTRVPDGKWRLPTGEPWKIGITAPSGFEMESLRIAFLVADHWKKFGIDVEVEPVEAGIFSARGAKGDPGGAGTRWPGCTLLLELTPHIQGWHSKYYNPLAPGLGWANYSFPRRAELNAIIDEMERTPPWEEEKVIELGRKALLIWAEQMPWIGFFPTPFYTLQDGYAWDGWPTYPENYYMDPVSWWAQHMFVILRLYPTGRAPTKDALPRPGWTPVEYSSVWIVGDVPAFTGVDGLSYGPYSMGDYVRIPKEDAERLIAQGLASHVPPAYVYVTVYAKTNIPAFTGTDGKTYGPFKAGDALVIPREDAEKLVAEGKVTYSPPVPAEIPEIAKAVSDLIGKVSALEATTSAIRTELTSATSDLKSSASTMSASVSDLKDSISALRGDISALGSQLSTIATISYALIALVILTLVVTVILLLRKPAS; from the coding sequence TTGGTCGTAGAAAACCATTGGGGAACCTATATTGATCCATACGATTTCAACTTTAAGATTCCAGGTAAGCCAGCCACCGGCGGTAACGGTTTCCAGCAACTTTGTGCAGCTTTCCTCTGGTATGTTAATACAACTACTGGTACGCTTATAAATTGGTTGGGTACAGGCTTTGAGTATTCTGCAGATTTTAAGACGGTGAGGTTCTTCCTTAGAAAGGGAGCAACGTGGAATGATGGAAAACCATTCACAGCGCACGACGTGGTATTCACAATTGAAACCGCCTTAAAAACTAAAGAATGGGCCACTCACACCTTCGCTGTTACTTGGATAGAAAGCGCTAGGGCAGTAGACGATTACACTGTAGAAATAAAGCTTAAGGCGCCATATCCAAGGTTCCACTATGCTTTCACCGTGATAATATATGGTACTGGCTGGTGGATTGTGCCCAAACATATATGGGAGGGAAAAGACCCAGTAACATTTAAATTCTATCCACCGTTAAGTATAGGCCCATATAATCTGAAAGCCGTCGACCCAGCGGGCAACTGGTTCCTCTGGGAAAGAGAAGAGAATTGGTGGGCGACAAAACTTCTCGGACTTAAACCATCACCTAAATATGTGCTTTATATACACCCAGGTCCAGATGAAGTAAAAGCTCTTGCCATGGTTAGGCATGAGCTAGACTGCTTAAGAACCTTGGTGCCTGAAGCCGCTGAGATAGTTATTAAAGGAAACCCATATATTATGGGTTGGAGACGTATAGCTCCTTTCGCATGGCCACTTGATGCATGTGTTAAAGGTATAGGGTTCAACTTGCTGATGTATCCATACAATATAACAGAGGTGCGGAAAGCGCTGGTTTTCGCCATAAACTTCAGAGATGTATACGAGGCTTTCCGTGGAGTCGACGGTTCTCTTCCATCTACTACACCGCTCCCGATAGTGCCGTATCCATTCGCCATTGAAGCCTACACTAAACCATTACTACCAGAACTCATAAAGCTTGGTTTAGATCCAAATACGGGTTGGTGGAAGTACGATCCAGCTGAAGCTGAAAGGCTACTTAAATCAGTTGGATTTACAAGGGTGCCAGATGGTAAGTGGAGGCTGCCTACAGGTGAACCTTGGAAGATAGGTATAACTGCCCCCAGCGGCTTTGAGATGGAATCTTTGAGAATTGCCTTTTTAGTTGCGGATCACTGGAAGAAATTTGGCATAGATGTGGAAGTGGAACCCGTAGAGGCGGGAATATTCTCAGCTAGAGGAGCTAAAGGGGATCCGGGAGGAGCTGGCACAAGATGGCCCGGATGCACCCTACTATTGGAGCTTACACCGCATATACAAGGATGGCACTCAAAATACTATAACCCGCTTGCGCCTGGGCTTGGATGGGCCAATTATTCATTCCCAAGGAGGGCGGAATTAAACGCCATTATAGATGAGATGGAGAGAACTCCTCCCTGGGAGGAGGAGAAGGTAATAGAGCTTGGCAGAAAAGCCCTATTAATATGGGCTGAGCAGATGCCGTGGATAGGCTTCTTCCCAACACCATTCTACACCCTCCAAGACGGCTATGCATGGGATGGATGGCCAACATACCCAGAAAACTACTACATGGATCCGGTTTCATGGTGGGCTCAGCACATGTTCGTTATACTAAGGCTATACCCAACCGGAAGGGCGCCCACGAAAGACGCGTTACCAAGACCGGGATGGACGCCCGTTGAATATTCCAGCGTATGGATTGTTGGCGATGTCCCAGCATTCACTGGAGTTGACGGTTTATCTTATGGACCCTATAGCATGGGAGATTACGTGCGCATACCGAAAGAGGATGCCGAGAGATTAATAGCTCAAGGGCTGGCCAGCCACGTACCTCCAGCCTACGTTTACGTGACTGTATACGCCAAGACTAACATACCTGCCTTTACTGGCACCGATGGTAAAACATATGGTCCATTTAAAGCGGGTGACGCACTAGTTATTCCAAGAGAAGATGCTGAGAAGCTTGTTGCTGAAGGCAAAGTTACATATAGCCCACCGGTCCCAGCTGAGATACCTGAGATTGCGAAAGCGGTATCAGACCTCATAGGAAAAGTTTCAGCATTAGAGGCCACGACTTCTGCCATAAGAACCGAGCTGACTTCCGCTACATCTGACTTAAAGAGCAGCGCATCCACTATGAGCGCAAGCGTATCGGATCTAAAAGACAGCATATCAGCTTTAAGAGGCGATATATCTGCGCTTGGAAGCCAATTATCAACTATAGCGACGATAAGCTACGCTTTGATAGCGCTAGTTATATTGACCCTAGTGGTAACAGTGATCCTGCTACTAAGAAAACCTGCATCTTAG
- a CDS encoding ABC transporter permease produces the protein MYEIFGLSGKSLLEDYLAFIRRVLTFNFGPSFISFPTPAFELVLRRLPWTIGLLSVSTLITWTTGNLLGTMAGYFRTRKFARILESVAISLYPVPYYIMALILMLLFAFLIPIFPLGGGISIIPETLNLELILNIIWHSFLPALSLILPGALGWSFLSSRTLTLEVLSEDYTKYAEFRGLPGKHVLRRYVLRNILVPQMTVLALSLGGIFSGALLTEVIFAYPGVGQLAYRAAFAGDINTLMAVLLLSMIAVSTAIYLLDLLYPLIDPRIRYR, from the coding sequence TTGTATGAGATTTTTGGTCTATCTGGTAAATCTCTTTTAGAGGATTATTTAGCTTTTATTCGTAGAGTATTAACTTTTAATTTCGGGCCATCTTTTATCTCTTTCCCAACACCAGCGTTTGAATTAGTATTGAGAAGATTACCATGGACTATAGGGCTTCTTTCAGTATCAACTCTGATTACATGGACAACTGGAAATCTTTTAGGGACTATGGCTGGCTACTTTAGGACGAGAAAATTTGCCAGAATACTTGAGAGCGTAGCAATATCATTATATCCGGTGCCATATTATATAATGGCGTTAATACTCATGTTACTTTTTGCGTTTTTAATACCCATTTTTCCTCTAGGCGGAGGAATCAGTATAATTCCGGAGACCTTAAACTTAGAGTTGATCCTTAATATAATTTGGCATTCATTTCTCCCGGCTTTATCCCTAATACTTCCGGGAGCACTAGGTTGGTCCTTTCTTAGCTCCAGAACACTGACTTTAGAAGTCCTATCTGAAGATTACACAAAGTACGCGGAGTTCAGAGGTTTACCCGGAAAACATGTATTAAGGAGGTATGTGCTCAGGAATATTCTTGTGCCGCAAATGACGGTCTTAGCATTGTCTCTTGGAGGAATATTTAGTGGAGCACTACTCACTGAAGTCATATTTGCGTATCCAGGCGTGGGTCAGCTAGCGTATAGAGCTGCTTTTGCGGGCGACATAAATACTCTTATGGCTGTACTGCTCCTATCCATGATAGCCGTGTCTACAGCTATCTACTTGCTAGATTTGCTCTATCCGCTTATAGATCCAAGGATAAGATATAGGTGA
- a CDS encoding ABC transporter permease, whose translation MSSSFLKNVGRNFVLLYKSNFKFKLGFTLILIIFILGFAVSSFSPINTRALYTVPKDQPPSFKYLLGTSSMGRDVFWELCASIGKSLTIALITALIASHIGLFIGLISGIKGGMLDRLLMFISDTFIIVPGFLLLVVIISIIKSWITVPLIGAIISIVSWPWPARQVRSMVLSLRERTFVYTAKLSGMGTGKVLLFEIMPYIFGWHLVNFTNTILFSIGTESGLAIFGLSLLGDNTLGVMLYWALNYYALFRGIWWWITAPIVTLVLIFVSFYLVSTGLSEYLHRIMK comes from the coding sequence ATGAGTTCGTCATTTTTAAAGAATGTTGGCAGAAATTTCGTGCTTCTCTACAAGAGCAACTTTAAATTTAAACTGGGTTTCACACTGATTCTAATAATTTTTATTTTAGGCTTTGCGGTATCCTCATTCTCTCCAATAAACACTCGCGCTTTATACACTGTTCCAAAGGATCAGCCCCCATCCTTCAAATACTTGTTAGGAACATCTAGCATGGGTCGGGATGTATTCTGGGAACTCTGCGCCTCAATTGGCAAATCTCTAACTATAGCATTGATAACCGCACTTATAGCATCTCACATAGGCTTATTTATCGGTTTAATATCTGGAATAAAAGGCGGCATGCTTGACAGACTCTTAATGTTTATTTCAGATACCTTCATAATAGTGCCTGGCTTCCTTTTATTGGTTGTAATCATTTCAATAATTAAGTCATGGATCACCGTGCCTCTTATAGGTGCAATAATATCTATAGTTTCATGGCCTTGGCCCGCCAGGCAAGTTAGGTCCATGGTTTTATCTCTTAGGGAGAGAACCTTTGTTTATACGGCTAAGCTTTCAGGTATGGGAACTGGCAAAGTTCTACTTTTTGAAATAATGCCTTATATATTTGGATGGCATCTTGTGAATTTCACTAATACAATACTTTTCTCTATAGGTACAGAGTCGGGTTTAGCGATATTCGGCTTATCATTATTAGGCGATAACACATTAGGTGTAATGCTTTATTGGGCTCTAAATTATTACGCTCTTTTTAGAGGAATATGGTGGTGGATAACAGCTCCAATTGTGACTCTCGTATTAATTTTCGTTTCATTTTATCTTGTTTCCACGGGATTAAGTGAGTATTTACATCGCATAATGAAGTGA
- a CDS encoding ABC transporter ATP-binding protein → MELVLRATNLKGGYLLNPAYAAASQHELYVDAVSGVSLDLFRDEIFGIAGESGCGKSTFTKIIYGYLEPPLILKDGAVHLYTKKGKVFPITSLSREQLKKDVFWKHVSYIPQSSMNVLNPTMRIRDHFAEMFKLHANMGKTEAYEEAKKYLEQMGLPKDVLSAFPHQLSGGMRQRVVISLALIMRPDLILADEPTSALDVINQQTVLSMLKDAQESFKNTVVIVSHDMGVHGVITHRIAVMYAGRIVEVGRTEEVFEDPLHPYTQALIKALPRLGDKTQRKGLSGHPPDLRNPPPGCRFGPRCPFSGQQCKEESPTLREVKPGRFVECWLYYT, encoded by the coding sequence ATGGAACTGGTGCTTAGAGCAACCAACTTGAAGGGTGGTTATCTGCTGAATCCCGCATATGCCGCAGCCTCGCAACATGAATTATATGTGGACGCTGTTAGCGGCGTATCACTAGATCTATTTAGAGATGAAATATTTGGTATAGCGGGAGAATCCGGATGCGGCAAATCAACATTCACTAAGATAATTTACGGATATCTAGAACCCCCATTAATATTAAAGGATGGAGCCGTTCACCTCTACACTAAAAAGGGGAAAGTTTTTCCGATAACGTCTTTAAGTAGAGAACAGTTAAAGAAGGATGTCTTCTGGAAGCACGTTTCTTATATACCTCAGAGCTCCATGAACGTATTGAACCCTACCATGAGGATAAGAGACCACTTCGCAGAGATGTTTAAGCTACATGCTAATATGGGTAAAACAGAAGCCTACGAGGAAGCTAAAAAATATTTAGAACAAATGGGGCTTCCTAAGGATGTATTATCGGCTTTCCCCCATCAGTTAAGCGGAGGTATGAGGCAAAGAGTAGTAATATCTCTAGCGTTAATAATGAGACCGGATTTGATTTTAGCAGATGAACCAACCTCAGCTCTTGACGTTATAAATCAGCAAACGGTTTTATCAATGCTTAAAGACGCCCAAGAATCTTTTAAAAATACGGTCGTGATAGTATCTCACGATATGGGAGTTCATGGAGTTATAACTCACAGAATAGCTGTTATGTACGCTGGCAGGATCGTAGAAGTGGGGAGAACAGAGGAAGTCTTTGAAGATCCTTTGCATCCCTATACTCAAGCTTTAATAAAAGCATTGCCGAGATTAGGTGATAAAACTCAACGTAAAGGTTTAAGTGGACATCCGCCTGACCTTAGGAACCCTCCACCAGGCTGCAGGTTTGGTCCTAGATGCCCATTCTCTGGGCAACAATGCAAGGAAGAGAGCCCTACTCTGCGCGAAGTAAAACCTGGACGTTTTGTTGAGTGTTGGTTATATTACACGTAA
- a CDS encoding ATP-binding cassette domain-containing protein, whose product MSENFLLQIIDVSKIFGYGFLGRIKFPAVDHVSLTMENKPKIFTIAGESGCGKTTLARMMLGIIEPSMGKILYKGKDLHKLNSKDKLLFLKEVQGVFQDPYDTFNPLKKWKHIFMKPQGICWD is encoded by the coding sequence ATGAGCGAGAATTTTTTGCTTCAAATAATAGATGTTAGCAAAATATTTGGTTATGGTTTTCTCGGCAGAATTAAATTTCCAGCGGTAGATCACGTATCTCTCACCATGGAGAATAAACCAAAAATATTCACGATTGCTGGTGAGAGCGGATGTGGAAAGACAACGCTGGCAAGAATGATGCTTGGAATAATTGAGCCAAGCATGGGGAAGATCCTATATAAAGGCAAGGATCTACATAAACTCAATTCAAAAGATAAGTTGTTGTTCTTAAAAGAGGTTCAAGGTGTTTTTCAGGATCCCTATGACACGTTTAATCCACTAAAAAAGTGGAAACATATCTTTATGAAACCACAAGGAATTTGTTGGGATTAA